GAACCTGAAACCATCAAACTTTGGAAACCGAATGATGGGATTCCACTTTTTATCAACCCTGGAGTGGCATTTGGTACAGGCCACCATGAAACCACCAAACTCATATTAGAATATTTAGATGAACTTTATGGGAAGGGAGAGTTTCAATTTTCCTCTGCTTGTGATGTAGGTACAGGTTCTGGAATTTTATCCATCGGCCTTGCGAAGTTTGGAGTTTCTAAAATTTTTGCTTTGGACATAGATCCCAATGCGGTGAAAGCTGCTTGGTCCAACTGGACAGAAAATGAATATCCAAAGGGATTTCAATTTAGTGTAGAAGAATCCGGAATCGACAACCCAAAATTATCTGATAAAAAATATGATCTAGCCATTGCCAATATTACTTATGCTGTTTTATCACAAAACATTCGTAACCTGGCAAAAATTGAAGCTCCTCGGATTATTTTTTCTGGAATCATCACAGAAAAAAAAGACCAGTTCCTCAGCTTATTACAAAGCCATCTTCCAGGAAAACTCCTCTACTCCAAAGAATGGAATGAGTGGTGGGTTTTAGATTGGCTTCGTAATTAGTCTTTATTTAAAAATTTAATCAAACTAACTTGATTTCCTCGGTCATTGTATTCGATCCGATCAAAAACAGATTTTGTCATAAGAATTCCACGTCCATGTTGCACATGGGCCTCATTCATTTCTTCGATGGATTTTTCCATATGTTTTTTATGATCAAATCCGCGACCTTCATCGGTGATTCGATAAGCAACATATTCTCTAGTAAAAGAATATTCGATTTTGACTCGTTTTTCACGATAACGCGGATCTTCTTGCCTTTTTTGTAAAAACTCTAAATAGTTCCCATCAATTAAAGCTTTGGATTTTTCTTCAAAACTAATGTTTAAGTTTCCGTGCTCCACTGCATTGATCACAATTTCGCGAACGGAGGATCTAACTTCCGTTTGTTCGATATTAGAAAGATATTTTGCAAGTTGTGAGGTAATTTTTTGAGAAACTAATTCAGCATTTCGCAGGTAATTATTCATAGACAGTTCTATTTTTTCAGATTCAATGAGTTGAATAATTGTATCTTCGTATTGAGAAGACATCGTGACGAGAACCTCTCTTGTTTCGTCGAAGTCAATGTATTGTAACCTACAATACATCTCTTTTGGTTCTTTTACATATTTTTGTCCAAACTCTGTTTTAAAATTAATGATTGAACCGGTCATTTTTAAATCAGTTAACTTGTCATTTACATACATAACATTATAATCTGAATTTTGTTCTCGACCCATATATAGTAAATCTGTGATTTTTTTACCTCGTAAATCATCCAAACGATAACCCATATGTTTTGACAATGCTCGATTTGCATTGATGACTTCAAAATTTTCATTCATCATCAATATAACTTCATCAGAACCCTGAAAAATTTCTCGGAATCTCTTCTCTGATTCTTCGATTTTTAATTTTGCGTGAGAAAGTTCACGAAGATTTTCTCTCAAACTACGAGTGAGAAAGTTAATACGATCAGCTAAACCTAAAGATAACAAAACCGTTTGTAAAGCAGTTCCTATTTGGATGGTCCAACGAGTGATATGATTGTCCGGTAAAAAACCAAGGCTCTTTAAAGAATACAACAGAACACCTAAAAGAAAAAAAGACCAGGAAATTAAAAAATACCGAGCCGTCCGAACATTCATTAAATAAGTGGTGGCTCCACTAAAAACCATGATGAGAGCGGAAGGGACAGTCAGAAAAATGGCAGTAACCATTGCAACACGGTAACTTAAGAAAAAAGTAATTCCCGAAAATAAAAAAAGAATCCCCACCCATACCCACATCAATTTTGAAATTTTGGGTAAATGTTTTTTTAAACTCAGATAATTATCTGTAAAAAGAATCCCCGTGATACAAGAAAAACAAATGAAAAAAGGAAGAGAATAATTTCCCCAAAAAACAGCTTCTGGCCAAAGATACTGAAAAGCAAAACCGTTATTGATCAAATGGAAAAAGAAAATTGAACTAATAAAAAATAAATAGAAGAGATAACTTTTTTCGTACGTGAAGATATAAATGAAAAAATTATACGCAACCATTACAAATAAAATCCCGTAAAACAATCCAAAGATGATCTGTTCTTTGTTCAATTGGTCGTAAAACTCACGTTCGGTCCAAATGCCAAGTGTCAAGGGAATAGTAGATTCTGATCGAATCCGTAAATAATACACAAAATTAGAACCAGGTGCCGACTCTAAAGGAAATACCGGATTTCGATAATCCAAATTTCGTTCGGAAAAAGGATGGGAATCACCTAAAGTAGGAACAAGAGTTTTGGGAAGGTTCTTTCCATAAATTTGGATTTCATCCAGAAGTGGGAAATCGAAAACCAAATTCCAACGAACCAATTCTTCTGATGGGTTTTGGACCTGCATACGGATCCAAAACGTTGATTTAGAAAAACCCAGATTAGGTGAGGAAATTTTTTGAAACCTAGAATCACTGGCACCACTCGTGATGATTGATTCCGTAAGGGACTCGTCTTTGTCTTCCAGAACGAGAACGTCCTGCCAAATGGCCTTTCCTGAGAGATGAGGAGAAAGCTGGATGACCGGTTCCGAAAACAAAATTCCTGGTAAAAACAGAAAGATGCTGACTAAATAATATTTTATTTGGTGGAAAGACAAAGTTAGAAATCTCCCAATTCGCTTAAAAAGACAAAGTTACTAGATTGTATTTTTCTAATTTTTCTAGCCTTTTTTGTTTCCAATGTTAAAATAGGGGAAAGTTCTATGAATCGAAAACGTTTCCTACAAAAGCTGAGCGCTGTTACCATCGGGACTGGACTCATCCTTCCCCAAAAATCATTCGGACAAACCACAACAATAACGACTGCGGAAACCAAACCGAAGTCTAGCGGTGGAAAAAAAGCAATCGTCCTTGGTGGAGGTCTCTCTGGACTCTACTCTGCTTACCTCTTAAAACAAACAGGTTATGAAGTCACTGTGATCGAAAGAGGTGAGAAATTAGGTGGTCGGATTGCCACTTACGAAAATCCTACACTTGGAATCTTACAAGATTTAGGTGGCGAATGGATTGGAGAGGGACAATCTGATATCAAAAGTCTTGTCAAACAATTGAACCTTGACTTGATCTCATCAAACGTAACAGACAGGTTCTCCCTTCAGAAATCCAGTGCCGATTTGTTAAAAATATCCCCGGCCTCCATTGAGACCTTGGACAAAGTCATTGAACTTCATAAATCCTTGGGTACATCTCAAAAGCAAGGATTAGATAAAATCAATTTCTCGTCTTATGCTCGTTACCAAGGTTTGACCGAAGAAGAAATTCGTTCAATGAACGACCTCTACCGAGTGATTCTAGGTGCTGACCTAAACCAAATTTCCAGCGAATCCGTGTTAGATGATCTATCGGCATTACAATCCGCCCTAAAACCAAAATTCCAAGTGAGCGGGGGTGCAGAACGAATCATCAAAGAACTCGCAGGTTCACTGAGAAATCAGGAAATCATTTTAGGTGATGCCGTAACCAAAGTCTCTCAACAAAAAAACCAAGTTTCTGTTGAATTGACTTCTGGTAGATCCATCAAAGGAAGTTTGATTGTTTGTTCTCTCCCAGCAGCCGCAGTTCTGGATATCAAATGGACTCCGGGACTACCAAAGGATTTGATTTATTCTGCTCTTCGTATGCAAACAGGAAAAATTTCTAAAAATTTGAGTTTGGTAAAATCTAAGGATTCTTTATCTAAGTTCTTTCTTTCAACCAATACGGCCGCAGAGACTTTGTATGTTTCGGAAGGAGCTATTGGAGTAAACGTAACAGCAGTTACTTCAATTAGCACAGGAGATAGAGCAACCCTTTTTGAAAAAGGAAGTGATCGTCAGAAAAAAAATCTAATGACATCTTCCTTGGAAGAAGTGGGTGAATTGGAATTATTACTTGATTCCCCTTTTATCTTTCATAGTTTCCAAAAAACAACGGGACGAGCAGGATTTGTTTCTCTCTTTCCTCCTGGTAGCTTTGGAATCAAAGATGTTTGGGCAGAACCGTTTGAAAGGGTCTTCTTTGCTGGCGAACACTTAGCATTTCATACAGGAAGTATGGACTCTGCAGTGGCTTCTGCCATCCAAGCAGTGAGCAGAACCTAAATTATGTACTTTTTAATCCGAAGAGAAACCTAAGAGGTTTTATCTTTCGGATTAAAAACTCATATAGAAAGAAACTCAGAACTAAAACAACCAAGATATGTAATAAGAATTTAGTCCAAATTCCCCAGCCCAAATTTCTCACCCAAAATGCATAGACCAAAGAAATAGGATGGTGGACCAAATAAATCGGAAGACTTGCTTCAATCAGATAAGATCCGAGTTTCCCGTCTTTGTTTCCAAAAGATTGAAAAACAAAAACAAGAAAGTTAGTCCATAAAAAAGGAGATAAAACCCATAAAAAGATATGGGATGCTCTGATCCAAACATTTACATACTGAAAGTAGATCCAAAGAGGATCTTCAATTTCCATATCTTTAAAAACTAAATAAACCAATAGAGCCCAAAGAAAAATGGCTCCAACTTTCATTTTAGAACTTTGATCCACAAAAAGAATGGTTCTCCAATGATAACAAAATACTCCCGAAATAAAAAAGGAGAACTGAAATACAAAGGTGAGTTTGAATATCCCGTAATAAGATTCTCCTTTTCCTATTTGAGTATGAGAGAGAAAAACGAATAGGAAACAAAAACTAACAAGAAATAATTGCTTATAAAAACCTTCTGGTATCTTTTCCCAAAACTTTGCCTTGAAAAAAGATTTAGGGATCAAACTGTAAAGTAAACTAAAACAAAATAAGTCCACTAGAAACCAAATATGTGAGTGTTGGAAATTTTCTTTTGAAAAAAAATATTCTAGAAAAGAAAGGATTTCTATCTTAGGACTTCTGATTCGTTCCGTAAGATAATACTGGATGGGAGCAAGAAAAATAAGGCCAAAAATGGTAGGAACGAGTACACGTTTAAACCTTGCTTCCAAATAGAACTGAGAACCTTTTTTCTCCCAAACCATAGCGGAAAAAAAACCAGAAATCATATAAAACATAGGCATCCGATAACTATGGATCCAATAACAGAAATAGGAAAGAAGATCACTTCGATTCTCATCTTGAATCGCGTATTTGATATCCGAAGCATACACAATGGCCGCATGAAAAACAATCCCAAGTAGAAGTGCAAAGGATCGTAAATTGTCTAGGTAAACCAATCTTCCCATTCCTCCATCTTTTTCTTGACGAAGGGAAAAAAACAGATTTTTTTAAATTATGACGGATACTCCCTCCGATTCATTTTTTTCCGATATCAGCGATGAAGAAATTGCTCGGGAAAGAAGGAAGGCGAAAGAACTAAAAACCAGTGCTTGGTGGAAGAACAAACGTTCTTCCGGAATCTGCCATTACTGTGGCAAAAAATTCAAAGTGGAAGAATTGACCATGGACCACCTAATACCACTTATCCGAGGAGGAAAATCAGTCAAAGCCAATTTAGTTCCAGCTTGCAAAGAATGTAATTTCAAAAAAAAACACAGCCTCCCTTTTGAGAAGGAGTTCTTTTCCTAATGGATATGAAGGATTTAGGATTCCAAGCAGACGATTTTCTTCCTAGTCGAGTCACTGAAGAAATCGATCTTGTGGATGAAAAGGGAAACAATTACCAATGGGAAGTGTTTTATTCCTTTTCACAAATGGGAAATGATTACCTGGTTTTTATCCCTTCCACAGAACAAGAGTTCCAATTTGTGAATGTAGAAATGGACGATCCTGATTCTGATGTTCCTGGTTACATTGTCATGCGGATTGGACAAGACGAGTCAGGGGAAGAAATTTTAGAAGAAATTCTAGATGAAGACGAACTAGAAGAAATTCGTGAATATGTAGAAGATGAAATTGGACTTGTCGGCCAATTTCTCAACCGGGAGGAATGACAAGAGTTTCCCCTTTACTTACCACTTCCGATTTTTGATTGATCCAAACAATTTTCATTTTTATCGCTTTCAAACGTTCTACCTTTTCTACAACTTCCACGAGACAAGTGATTGTATCTCCAAAATAAACTGGTTTTCGAAATTTGGTTGTGGTTTCTAGTGCAACGGTCCCGAGGCCAGGTAACTTCATCCCGAGAACTGGAGCGAGTAATGATGCAGCAAGCCCCCCGTGTGCAATCCTTGTTCCAAAGTTTGTTGTTTTTGCATACTCTTCATCTACATGTAATGGATTAAAATCACCGCTAATCCCTGCAAATAAATACACATCGGTTTCAGAAATGGTTTTAGTAAAGGACGCGGAATCTCCAATTTGAATTTCTGAAAAACTTTTACCCTTTTGATACATTCGAATTTTCCTTAGGAATTACTTTTTTTGGTGAAAAGGCAAAATGATAAAAAATACCTTCACCTGGTTTTGAAGAACATTCCACCTCACGGCCGTTCATCTGACTGCATAACGAAAAAATAACAGATAAACCGATTGATTCTGCTTTTCTATAATTAAAATCGGGAGGGAAACCAATTCCATTGTCTCTGTATTTTAATTCATAATTAAATTGATCAGTAACAATAAAGTCTATTTTAATGAGTGCATCCGGTTTACCTTTAGAAAAGGCATGTCGAAAACTATTCGTCAGCATTTCAGTGATCATCAGTCCCATAGGAATTGCATCGACAATATTAAACTCTAATTTTTGGATATCAAGTTCTATACTGATATCGGTCCGCATGTACATTAGTTTGATATTTTCAACAAGGCTCGTGATGTAGTCTACAGAACTAAGGCCAGATAAATTTTTGCTACTATATAACTTTTCATGAACAAGAGCAATTGCTTTGATTCTTACGATACTTTGTTCTAAAATATCTGCTGTTTCCCGGGGAGAAGAGTACACTTGCAATTGTAAAAAAGAAATAACTACCGCTAAATTATTTTTGACCCTATGGTGAACTTCCGTAAGTAATGTTTCATTTTCTTTTAAAGACCGTTCTAGTTTGGATTGGTTTTCCATATAACTCGTCATATCAGTGATGATGGCAACTGCTTTGTTCGCACTGCCATCTCTAGCCGGAATGAAAAGTCTATGTTCCAATGCCCATTTGATCTGGCCATCCAACCTTCGAATCCGATATAAAAGTCCGGTATGGTTCTCTCGTAATTGGTTCATCCAAATATTTGTCATTCGATCTCTATCAGATTCATGAACTCGTTCCATCAATAGTTCGGGATGACTAATGATTTCTTTGGTTGGAATATCAAAAAGACGAGAAACTTGTTCACTTAAGAAATCAATTTTCCAAGTATCCAAATTGAAAACGATAGCAGCATCTTCAATCCGCTCCAAAATCACTTTAAAAAGTTGATCAGATTCTACTTTTTCAAAAAGAACTCGCCTTTGCCTTTGTAATTCCCTAACAAGTAATACAAAGATAATCACGGCAGAGATAGTAACAAATCCCCAACCTTTCAGGCTTTGGAATTTACGAATTTCCTCACTTGAATCAAAGAGAAGAGAGATTGTATAGTCCGAAAAATAAATCCAGATGTAGCCGAATAACAAATAAAAAAATGCGATTCGGCTAGCAGCTTTCATTGGCTATAGAAGATCCTGTAGTGACCCGAAACGCAAATGTACAGTTTCCTCAATTGATTTACCCAATTGGGAATAGTAATTCCACAACCTTTCCAGTTGTGCGGGAACATAATTTGAAAGTCGACTGAAGGACATAAGATATTTCCCCACAAGATAATACGAAAGTAACTTTCGATCCATCAATTTTTCATCTAAAGTATAGTATTCTGAAGATTTATGAGTGTCAATTTCAGACAATGAAAGGATCACAAATATGGACAAAATGTCTGCAAAGGCAAATTCA
This genomic interval from Leptospira brenneri contains the following:
- a CDS encoding acyltransferase family protein; protein product: MGRLVYLDNLRSFALLLGIVFHAAIVYASDIKYAIQDENRSDLLSYFCYWIHSYRMPMFYMISGFFSAMVWEKKGSQFYLEARFKRVLVPTIFGLIFLAPIQYYLTERIRSPKIEILSFLEYFFSKENFQHSHIWFLVDLFCFSLLYSLIPKSFFKAKFWEKIPEGFYKQLFLVSFCFLFVFLSHTQIGKGESYYGIFKLTFVFQFSFFISGVFCYHWRTILFVDQSSKMKVGAIFLWALLVYLVFKDMEIEDPLWIYFQYVNVWIRASHIFLWVLSPFLWTNFLVFVFQSFGNKDGKLGSYLIEASLPIYLVHHPISLVYAFWVRNLGWGIWTKFLLHILVVLVLSFFLYEFLIRKIKPLRFLFGLKST
- a CDS encoding DUF1292 domain-containing protein; translated protein: MDMKDLGFQADDFLPSRVTEEIDLVDEKGNNYQWEVFYSFSQMGNDYLVFIPSTEQEFQFVNVEMDDPDSDVPGYIVMRIGQDESGEEILEEILDEDELEEIREYVEDEIGLVGQFLNREE
- a CDS encoding HNH endonuclease; the protein is MTDTPSDSFFSDISDEEIARERRKAKELKTSAWWKNKRSSGICHYCGKKFKVEELTMDHLIPLIRGGKSVKANLVPACKECNFKKKHSLPFEKEFFS
- a CDS encoding 7TM diverse intracellular signaling domain-containing protein; its protein translation is MSFHQIKYYLVSIFLFLPGILFSEPVIQLSPHLSGKAIWQDVLVLEDKDESLTESIITSGASDSRFQKISSPNLGFSKSTFWIRMQVQNPSEELVRWNLVFDFPLLDEIQIYGKNLPKTLVPTLGDSHPFSERNLDYRNPVFPLESAPGSNFVYYLRIRSESTIPLTLGIWTEREFYDQLNKEQIIFGLFYGILFVMVAYNFFIYIFTYEKSYLFYLFFISSIFFFHLINNGFAFQYLWPEAVFWGNYSLPFFICFSCITGILFTDNYLSLKKHLPKISKLMWVWVGILFLFSGITFFLSYRVAMVTAIFLTVPSALIMVFSGATTYLMNVRTARYFLISWSFFLLGVLLYSLKSLGFLPDNHITRWTIQIGTALQTVLLSLGLADRINFLTRSLRENLRELSHAKLKIEESEKRFREIFQGSDEVILMMNENFEVINANRALSKHMGYRLDDLRGKKITDLLYMGREQNSDYNVMYVNDKLTDLKMTGSIINFKTEFGQKYVKEPKEMYCRLQYIDFDETREVLVTMSSQYEDTIIQLIESEKIELSMNNYLRNAELVSQKITSQLAKYLSNIEQTEVRSSVREIVINAVEHGNLNISFEEKSKALIDGNYLEFLQKRQEDPRYREKRVKIEYSFTREYVAYRITDEGRGFDHKKHMEKSIEEMNEAHVQHGRGILMTKSVFDRIEYNDRGNQVSLIKFLNKD
- a CDS encoding flavin monoamine oxidase family protein, yielding MNRKRFLQKLSAVTIGTGLILPQKSFGQTTTITTAETKPKSSGGKKAIVLGGGLSGLYSAYLLKQTGYEVTVIERGEKLGGRIATYENPTLGILQDLGGEWIGEGQSDIKSLVKQLNLDLISSNVTDRFSLQKSSADLLKISPASIETLDKVIELHKSLGTSQKQGLDKINFSSYARYQGLTEEEIRSMNDLYRVILGADLNQISSESVLDDLSALQSALKPKFQVSGGAERIIKELAGSLRNQEIILGDAVTKVSQQKNQVSVELTSGRSIKGSLIVCSLPAAAVLDIKWTPGLPKDLIYSALRMQTGKISKNLSLVKSKDSLSKFFLSTNTAAETLYVSEGAIGVNVTAVTSISTGDRATLFEKGSDRQKKNLMTSSLEEVGELELLLDSPFIFHSFQKTTGRAGFVSLFPPGSFGIKDVWAEPFERVFFAGEHLAFHTGSMDSAVASAIQAVSRT
- a CDS encoding MaoC family dehydratase, with translation MYQKGKSFSEIQIGDSASFTKTISETDVYLFAGISGDFNPLHVDEEYAKTTNFGTRIAHGGLAASLLAPVLGMKLPGLGTVALETTTKFRKPVYFGDTITCLVEVVEKVERLKAIKMKIVWINQKSEVVSKGETLVIPPG
- a CDS encoding 50S ribosomal protein L11 methyltransferase → MEYRELKVNLPKELSDSFYELLDSLQCAGYYEILFDGEAPKEKEQGLIRDNTNIRIYLQTDEINKELKILIFLKIHAPNNSNAESRNIETRDYEEAYKEYYKPFPIGKKLWVIPTWEKNEPETIKLWKPNDGIPLFINPGVAFGTGHHETTKLILEYLDELYGKGEFQFSSACDVGTGSGILSIGLAKFGVSKIFALDIDPNAVKAAWSNWTENEYPKGFQFSVEESGIDNPKLSDKKYDLAIANITYAVLSQNIRNLAKIEAPRIIFSGIITEKKDQFLSLLQSHLPGKLLYSKEWNEWWVLDWLRN
- a CDS encoding sensor histidine kinase, producing the protein MKAASRIAFFYLLFGYIWIYFSDYTISLLFDSSEEIRKFQSLKGWGFVTISAVIIFVLLVRELQRQRRVLFEKVESDQLFKVILERIEDAAIVFNLDTWKIDFLSEQVSRLFDIPTKEIISHPELLMERVHESDRDRMTNIWMNQLRENHTGLLYRIRRLDGQIKWALEHRLFIPARDGSANKAVAIITDMTSYMENQSKLERSLKENETLLTEVHHRVKNNLAVVISFLQLQVYSSPRETADILEQSIVRIKAIALVHEKLYSSKNLSGLSSVDYITSLVENIKLMYMRTDISIELDIQKLEFNIVDAIPMGLMITEMLTNSFRHAFSKGKPDALIKIDFIVTDQFNYELKYRDNGIGFPPDFNYRKAESIGLSVIFSLCSQMNGREVECSSKPGEGIFYHFAFSPKKVIPKENSNVSKG